The window CTGGTCGCCTGTCCGATCAGGACGATCTCCTGCGTCGCGGCGAGGACCTCGGCGGCGATGGCATGGGTCGCCGCGTGCTGGCGCTGCATGGTCTGGCTGGTCCGCCGCGTCGCCTCGTTCAGATCCTGCACGAAGGCGCGGATCCCGGCGATCCCTTCGACGGTCGCGGCGGTCGCCTGGTTCATCGCCTCGATCTGGCGGGCGATGTCCTGCGTCGCATTGGCGGTCTGGGTCGCGAGCGACTTCACCTCGCTGGCGACGACCGCAAAGCCCTTGCCCGCCTCGCCGGCGCGGGCCGCTTCGATGGTGGCGTTGAGCGCAAGCAGATTAGTCTGGCCGGCGATCGCCGAGATCAGCCCGACCACTTCCGACACACGCTCAGCGCCATTGGACAGGCTGTCGACGATCCGACTCACCGAATCCGCATGCTCGCGCGCCCGGCCAGCGGTTGCATCCGAGGAACGCACCTCGGCGGCCAAAGCGTCGACGGCGCCGAGCAGGTCCTGCGCCGCGCGCTCGATCGACGTGACGCTGCGGATTGCGTTGCTTGTCGAATGATCGGTGTCGGCGGCGCCTTCCTGGGCCTCGCGCGCGCCCTCGGCAAGCTGGTGCGCCGTGGTTCCCAGGGTTTTCGCGGAAACCGAGACTGAGGCCGAAACGGTCCGCACCGAATCCTCCAATTCGCTCGCCAGTTCGCCCAAAAGGGTGCGGCGATGCTGCTCGGCCTCTGCCCGGCGCGTCTCCTGCTCGGCCTCGCGTCGTTGCGCCTCGCCGCGCAGCGTTTCGCGGATCAGCTCGATCGACTTGGCGATGCCGCCGATCTCGTCGCGACGCCGGGCTCCCGGAATCTCCTCCTCCGTCCGGCCCGCGGCGACGCCGGCGAGCCTGTCAGAAAGCCGCGCGATTGGGCGGGCCACCGACCAGCCGAGCAGAATCGCGATGCCAAACAGTGGCAGCAGGACCAGCAGGCCGGCGGAGACGACGGCGCTGCGGATCTTACCGACGACAGCGAAGGCACTGTCCTGGGGAGCGGTCAGCCAGAGCAGCCAGCGCCAGTCGCCGATCACGACCTCTTCCCCGCTCGCGACCAGTGCCCGACCGTCATGGCTGACCATGCTGATGAGCGCGTTCTCAGGCTGGCCGGTCAGGCGATTCCGGTCGAGCGTCTCGCGTGGCGAAGCGCCGTCGCGCCGCAGCGCCGGATTGGAGCGCATGAAGCCATCGGAGCCGACGACGAAAACCCGTTCCGCGCTGGAGCCGACCGGGTTGAAGGCGAGCACATCGTCGATCAGGCGCGTATCGACGGCGATGACGATCGTGCCCAGCTGTTGGCCAGTCCCGGCTTCGGCATCATAAAACGGAGCGGCCAGGAAGGCGCGCGGCTCACCACCGGCCGGATCATAGGGCGCGAAGTCGAGCACCACCTGCTCCCCGGCAGCTTTACCCCGCGCCAGCTCGACGGATCTGGCGAGGCCGGTGCCGGCCAGATCCTCCTCGCTGAGGAGACGGCCGAACTCGGAGCCCTTAGTGACGCTGTAGACCACCCGACCCTTGCGCGAGACGAGATAGATATCGGCGTAGTTGAACTGCTTCAGTGCCGCGGCATAGGTCTCGTGGATCGGCACATGCCGCCAGGAGTAGCCGTGCTGATGCTCGCGGCCGGTGCGGGCGATGCGTTCGGCCAGCGAAAGCGAGCCATCACCCTGATAGTGGCCAAGGATGCTCTTGTAGTCGTGCGGGCCGAGCTCCATCCACTTGCCGATCTCGTCGAGCGCCGAGACGGTGAAGGCGCTGCGCGCCTGGACGGCAAGTTCTGCGCGAAGCTGGGACCAGCGGCGCTCGATGGCCCGGACATGGCTTTCGACCAGAGTGTGCATGCGCTCGCGCACTGCGCCCTGCGCCCAGCTCGACACGGCAAGATAAGCGGACGAGCCGACAGCCAGCGCCGCGAGCAACGCCAATGCCAGCATCGCGATAGGAAGCCTGATTCTGAGGCTGAACACGAATCAGGTCTCCGCCCGGCGTCGACTGCGCCAGGAGACCCAACACGAGTGCAGTTAACGTTGCTTGAAGCGTGCAACGCGCCGCAATCGCTTCACAAGGCGCCGGGCAATGGCGCCAAGGCGGCGAGCGCCGCGGCGCTCCCGAGGACCAGAGTGAGCAGCGCGACGACGACGGCTGCGAGCGATACCCGGCGCGGGCGCCGGACCAGAGAGCCGAACTGCATGGATCCTCTTTGCGAATCAGTGCGTTACCCCAGCCCATGCCTGCGCTGAGCGCCCGGCCATGCCGTGGCGGAAACATGGAGAAATCGTGGCCCTGCCCCAAAGGCAGCCAAAACGCCGCGCACAGATCCCGGTCATTTCTCTCCTTCTGCCGTTTCCAGACGGATCGAAAGCGCGCTAAACCCCGCTCGCCATGCTGACCCTCAACGACATCACCTATCGCCTCGGCGAGCGCCTCCTGCTCGACAAGGCCAGTGCTTTCCTGCCTACCGGCTCGCGCGTCGGCCTCGTCGGTCGCAACGGCGCCGGCAAGACGACGCTGTTCCGCATCATCACCGGCGATCTTTCTCCGGAAGGCGGCAATGTCGCCCTGCCAAAGGGAATGCGCATCGGCGGGGTGGCGCAGGAGGCTCCCGGCGGGCCCGAAACGCTGATCGAGGTCGTGCTCGCCGCCGATATCGAGCGCGCTGCGCTGATGAAGGAGGCGCAGACTGCGACCGACCCGATGCGGATCGCCGAGATCGAAACCCGGCTTGC is drawn from Bosea sp. Tri-49 and contains these coding sequences:
- a CDS encoding methyl-accepting chemotaxis protein yields the protein MFSLRIRLPIAMLALALLAALAVGSSAYLAVSSWAQGAVRERMHTLVESHVRAIERRWSQLRAELAVQARSAFTVSALDEIGKWMELGPHDYKSILGHYQGDGSLSLAERIARTGREHQHGYSWRHVPIHETYAAALKQFNYADIYLVSRKGRVVYSVTKGSEFGRLLSEEDLAGTGLARSVELARGKAAGEQVVLDFAPYDPAGGEPRAFLAAPFYDAEAGTGQQLGTIVIAVDTRLIDDVLAFNPVGSSAERVFVVGSDGFMRSNPALRRDGASPRETLDRNRLTGQPENALISMVSHDGRALVASGEEVVIGDWRWLLWLTAPQDSAFAVVGKIRSAVVSAGLLVLLPLFGIAILLGWSVARPIARLSDRLAGVAAGRTEEEIPGARRRDEIGGIAKSIELIRETLRGEAQRREAEQETRRAEAEQHRRTLLGELASELEDSVRTVSASVSVSAKTLGTTAHQLAEGAREAQEGAADTDHSTSNAIRSVTSIERAAQDLLGAVDALAAEVRSSDATAGRAREHADSVSRIVDSLSNGAERVSEVVGLISAIAGQTNLLALNATIEAARAGEAGKGFAVVASEVKSLATQTANATQDIARQIEAMNQATAATVEGIAGIRAFVQDLNEATRRTSQTMQRQHAATHAIAAEVLAATQEIVLIGQATSQVALASRNTAGASDAVLKAASELTALTQALTARVDHVIDELRVA